The Anabas testudineus chromosome 15, fAnaTes1.2, whole genome shotgun sequence DNA segment GCAAGAGATCAGAAAAAGCCTTATTGAAATGAGGTAGTCTTCCTCTATACACcctgtttatttccatttagatTTCAATACCTTGATAGAAAAAAAGGACAATGTGAGACATTAAAATTCAACTCTTTTATTTAATGgagttgaaaacatttttcatttctgatgTATATAATTGGTCTGTTAGTGAGGCAATTTTAGTTTCAAAGGCTAAAACTCACACATCTAGCCTTACCAAAATGCACCACAACATTTGAACCATTTACTGTCAACCATCAGAAGactgcagcagcatcatccCAGTAGTGCTAAATGGCTTTCCATTCTTTCCTCTAAATGCTAAATGTACCTGCACTAAAACCAGATTTACTCAGAGAAACGTCATGCGTAGTCTATTCTactttttttcctatttttgaGAAGATGGAGGGGAGGCAAACCGCAAAAAGAGGAAGCCACAGCAGTCGGTTAAGATGTGACCCAAAAAGGACATGTGTGACAATCCCCACAGGGCATTTCAAGAACTGATGCTTGGGGTTACTGCCTGGAGTGACCAACTATGAAAAGGGCAAAGGGACAGGTTGGATTATTTGAGCCATTACATACATCCAAAGGAAGCAAATGTCTGACTCTGAAAAAATACATCTACAGTAAAATGTACTGATCAATCACTGAATATACTAATCTATAAATTATattgcacagaaaacaaaagaaaatgcatatAAATAGTTCTGAGTGAAATGTACATTACATATAATAGACGCCTCCTAgcttgaattaaataaataataacattacagAAAGTCTTTTCGCATTTCTTTCGAATTGTGTGCCATGATATGCATACTCTATCTTCAAAAAACGtgtgttttgagtgtgtgtgtgcatgtatgagGTAGAACTCAGAAAGACGCACCACAGAAGAAAGGAACCCTGTCACAGAGAGGACTGGAAATCATTGAACTGAGTAAGGgcacttaaattaaatatccTAAACATCAGACAGCTGTGAATTATGCCTGAAAGAACCTGCCAAGAGGGTTAGGTGACTAATTTAGATTTAGTCTCTGGTGACAGTCCCCAAACGCAGCACTCATTCTATCCAGTGGAGTGGCCTATATTAACTTTCAGCACTATTAGTAATTAATGGCTCCTTACTATTTCACATTTCTATTCACTTACATTCACACTGTTCTTCCTCATCCAACAGACCGTCAACTACAAATTACATCTAAGTAAATAAGTTAAAATACAATCGATTTCAGTATGCTATAGTAAAAAAGATATTCAGTGTCATGGCAATAGACCACTTGACCGCTTGTCAAGATGCACACATTGGAAATGACATAACACTAAGAAAAAAGTTAACCTGGATACACCAAGGGATGCTTTCTACAAGAAAGATGAGGAACaatgtcaaaatgaaatcaTCCATTCGCATTAAGATCCAAGATGAAATGTGCTATTGTCTACTGTTAAAGAGAGAGTCAGTCTAGATTCATTGCATTGTGCCAAAACAAATATTCATACGTCAAATGAacaattcaaaaataaaaatataaagtcaaCATAACATCGCAGTGCTACCAGTATGATATTCAACTGTATAGCAGTAGCTAAAAAACAGCAACGTCTCTTTCATAAGATACATCACAGATTCACATCAAAACATACTCTGATTCTTTGCAGCAAAAATACAGTAGTGATGATACAATTTCAAACCACAGTCATTTACAGCAGTATGGgggagaggaaataaaaacattaaaacgtTAAAAGCTCAGTTCTATAAACTAACATGAGAAGTTCTGTTGGCCTAAACCCTCTCTCGTCACAAAAAGCGATGAGGGAagatttatatttgtgtgtgtgcgtgtttcaGTATTGTACGTGTGCGCTATCTGCAGCAGGCCAGTGCACTCAGAGAGGTATGGCTGTCCATACTGCTGTCTGTTTCAGATGTCATGGTGGGGTCACTGCTTGGGTCTGTGGGCTCTGTGGACATTGATGAGACATCATTggccgaggaggaggaggaagaggaggatgtgggCTGAGGGGGGCTGTCGATTACTGCTGCACCTGTGCTGCGAAAAACACACGTCAACGCATAGGTTTCATCAAAATACACAGGATTCTGCCATTATTTGATGAGTCACCACATGTAAACAGTATCGCAACACAAAGATTCTAAAGAAGCGCCAATTTGGTGATTTGcaagatgcaaaaaaaaaaatttggttAAAACTAGGCTAAAGCTTGTACATTTCAATTATGTATTAGGAGCTGCTATAGTACAGCAGCAATGAgattacaatttttttttaactcaccaTTTGACAGTCAATTTGCAGTAATTGGCAAAAAGGTCAGAAGTAAAACGTCATTTTTTGAGTAAGTACAGACATACTGTTAAAACAACAGTCAATTTTGTCCCATACTATCACCAAGTAGTTAAGTAGGTTCTGTGCATATATAAATGATTATGATTATTCACCTAAAGGAGCTGGCTGGCCCCTTATCACTCCATTTTTCGTCCACTCCTCCCAGTCAGTCACTTCCTTATAAATCagctctacaaataaaaaaaaaggaaaacccaGATGATTTAGTAAGGTGAGAGAGGCGAGAAAGAAATCATTTATGCATGTATCACAGTATGTGATGACACTTTTCTGTATATGAGTGCATTGCATACTATAGAGTCCAAACAGCATCATGTTTCTAATCTGGACAGGCTGTGCTGGTGTGACCCTTCTAAAAATGAGTGAGGGGTCATTATCACCTGGCATGGGTTAGGATGAGCTCATCGTGTTGCACCACTGAAAGCGATATTTACTCACAATGTCTTATGCTCTACAGAATCAGGTTCCCCACAGTGGAAAACATTAACTGAGAGGCTTTAAAAGGGGATTTCAAGTCACACAGTGCAGCCAATGATAACTATAATGGAAATCCAAAACTCCTTTGGCAACAATGTCACTAAAGATCTTTCTGCACATGCAGTCGCTGCCTAATGGTATTCTTTACCCACggtttatttttgtacattacATGAATAGAAAAGAGCAATGTCACCAATGATGAGCTGCAAATCACAGAACCAGTTgagcatttattttgtattttgcattgTAAAAACTGATTTGGACAAAACTGAACATAAACATGCAATAGCcttatttttgtgcatttatatATTAGATGTTTTGCTAAATTAAACAGCTGGTTTGAAGTTGACTTTAAACTAACATTCTGCTATTTATGATGATTTCTGAACCTATGATATTGTGATGTGTAACTCATAGcagtttaaagtgtttaaacaATGTGATGACCCAACTAAATTTCTATATAAATCTATTATAATCAAACTATTCACTTTTGAGTTTACTAAATGAAACCGCAGCATAGCACATCCTAGCACAGTTAATTCCTTGGTAAATaatacactgaaacaaacagtgTTAAATGCGAAGCGATGAGTGTGGCATTAAGAATCTCAGCATGCTGTCTCACCTTTCCACTCTTCCACGGTATGCTCCCTCTCATCCAACTGTTTGTCTGGGATCTTTGGAGGaggctgagaaagagaaaacggTTTGAATGGCACATCGTGATAGAAGAGGGATGCCAACTTTCCACTTCAGGTCATGTAATTAAAATCTCATGTGACCCATTTAAGAGGCATGCAGTCCCAGCGATCCACCTACCGCTTCCACTTCAGCTGGATCGTACCAAACATTAATATAGGGGTGCTGCAGGGCCTCATCTACGGAGATGCGCTTGGAGGCATCAATTACCAGCATCTTGGATAAGAGATCTCTAGCTTGGCTTGCTGAGGGAAGAAACAGCAAATAGATAaagttttgtgttattaatcaGAGCTCTGCAAAGGTTTGAGTAATGTGTTCTTTATGGTTTAGGTCAAGATATGATAATatccacaaacaaaaaacactacCTTTCAGTTTGTTGTGATCAGAGTCAGCAGGGAAGAGCACGTCTGGGAAGAGTTTTTCAAAACTGTATCCAGCATAGCGTGGCCTGTTTTCTACATACGTTCTTACTGACTGGTTCAGCTTCATAAGGAAATCCTGAGATGGTGTGCCCAGCTGCTCAATTACCTTGTTCCACTGGTCAATGTCTGAAGTGTAAATGTCAAGGAAACAGGCCACACAGACACTAGTAACAGACACTGCAACGCACCATTAAGACTGCTTGACATTTACCTTTCGCTGAGctgcacacaaaaacagctcTACTtgtgtagcacacacacacacacacatactatcTGTGGTGACGCAGCTCTCACAGCACTCATTCCTTTACTGTACACCTAATGTAGAACCTCTTGTATATAATCTAAACTACTGCCCTTTCTTGTCTGACTGCTTAAAGTTCTCACAGTGGTAGGTGCAGTAGGGTAATGACCAAGGTCGCATTTGTCAGATGGAAAACTGGAAAATGGATAGAGTGGCAAAGAGGAACTCTCAGGATGGTGCTGAATCTCTTCACACAGAATGAAGTGATGACACAGTCAATGATGGGGAAGGATACGATCAGTGCCAGGGAACAACACACTTCCCCTGATCATCTCGGCCACTATGCAGCCCACAGACCATACATCCACTGGATGTAGACGTTGAGATGACAGGGAGGTTGACATGCAaacaaaatggtgaaaaaacaaaaagcacaaaaaagaaacagaaaacaaagtgagagGAATTCAAACAAGATGGCAGCTGTGTGATGAtatgaagaaatgaaaatggagaCCATGCAGCATCAGCCAGATATATGAGAGGGAGCAATGCAGCATTGAACTTCACAGCCCATGACTCCTAGAACGCTTCAAATAATGCACGTTGTTACACTAGGCTACATTAACAATTCCCTACAGCCTGGCATGAAATATTATATTCAAGCCCAAAATGGAAAAGGGGATGCACACTTTACAAATACTGTTAAGATTAACCGTGCGAAGAAGTATTTCCACAGAACCAAGGATACAGTCCCTTCCTGGAAAGAGGATTTTATGGCGAACCATTTCCGCCAGAATGCAGCCCACAGACCATATGTCCACTAATGAAAGTGGAAcatggtaagaaaaaaaaaaacaacccgATTAGAGGTGAGAGGAATGCACAACCACAGGTTAGTTTCCCGTAGAAGCCCAGTTAGTAAGCATATTTGTACTACCAATTCCCATTATGTACAGCATGCTGCTCATGCAGTGTTAACAGCAAGCCTTCTCTTCACACCCCTGTATCTGGGTTATTATATAtcacacaaaaaatgtaatgctgtaAATGTTGCCCCTGTAGACTGACAGAGTGACAGATCGTCACTAACCATTGGCTTGGTAGCCCATTCCCAGGATAACCTCTGGTGCTCTGTAGTAGCGTGTAACCACATATGGTGTCATCAGGAGACCTGTGGCTGCCGTCCGAGCCAAGCCAAAGTCCAGAATCTTCAGCGTGCAGTCTGACTTGACAACTATATTACTGGGCTTGAGGTCCTACAGGACAAGACAGAccaaatgtcattattttgaAGTTCTTTGTGTCAATATGATCATTGACAAAATGATTATTAGAACATTTTGAGCAGCTGTATTCTAAGACAAGGATTATTcatattattctgttatttttttaaagattactTTTGTCTGTGTCCTGTTCTGCTGCCTGACAAATTGCTTACTGAGTTGCTTGATAGTAGCAAATGCATTTCAAGTTTACATTTTCCAGATGAATTAAATAGTGGCATTTCACagtattgatttgtttttgttttttttcagaggCTGGTTGCTCCTTCGATCGTGCTAAGAATAACCGATCTTTGCTCAGTACATTTTTTAGGGACCGACCATTTTTTATTGCCCTAATTTAATCTGTTGTGACAGACACACCTGGCTCCATGTTTCTTATGCTAATGTAGTTTTCACCTGTGAGTTGTTGCGTGAATGCTTTCATTACACACTTTTTACTTATGATCCATGGAGGTCAGAAGTGTATTTCCAGCAAACCTTGAGAGGGTTTTATTACTCATTAAATGACTATATTCATCATCCAACAGTATTCCAGTTGACTGTTTGCCCTTATACTTGAGTGTCAAGTCTCACAGCATGTTTAAAAGTTCCTCTTCTGGGCCCTGTGTGGTCTCGGCCAGCTGATGCTTACCCTGTGAATGATGCCAGCAGCATGGAGGTGTTTGATACCGCACAACATCTGATAGAGCAGATATGACAGCCTCTCATGGTCCAGCTCCATCTGAATGACCTGGCACAGGTTGGCATCCATCAGCTCCATCACCAAGTATCTGACAGTGCAGAAACAGTTTACACAAACGGTTGAGAAGCATTTAACCAAACACATGAGCGAGTAACCACATTTTAAGAACGATACATAATGTATGatgtatgaatgtatgaaaacacacacacacacacacacacacacacacacataactgtAGTTACTTACACATCTTGGAATTCTTCTAATGATTTTTGTggtgtaaatacatttaatagGCCAATAATCTGTGGGTATAAATGTAAGtaaatgagaatgaatgaaattaCAAGTCAGATAAAGCACTATTTGATgtgcatacagtacaaatgtaagCATACAAATCCATTCTAAACATGCAACATACTTACATTTTTATGATTGACATATTTCATTAGGACTAGCTCTCTGTACGCCCTCTTGGCATGGGTTTGATTTTGAAACGGCCGACTCAGCTTCTTAATGGCAACATTTCGTTCAAGTATTTGGTCATAAGCAGAGCTAGAGAACAAAGTCACAAGTCAAAATGTGACCAGCACAATAAGCATCACAGTGATGGAAATATGTTATTGTATTGAATTGTTACTGTAGTCCGCTACAGTGATATATTTACTCTACTCTTTTCATctatgagaaacaaaaaaatcacaaagacTACAACTATTTACAGTTTATGtggtttaataaatatataaaacaattaGTTGATTCTCATATATGTtggaatgtactgtatgttggaAAACTGTGTCCTATATTTTACCAAGtaactgaaaatgaacaagACTGAAACACTCACCAGACGATTCCCTGTGCTCCTGAGCCGATGGGTCTTAGATTCTGGTATCGCTTCAGTACTGTGAACGTCGAATCCCCAACATCTAGGCTGTAGAACTCTCgttctctcttgtttttgttcatggCAAAATCTTCAATTACTGCTTTCTGAGCATCCAAAAATGTCCTCTGTGTACACAAAGATGGCAACACACCTAAATGTTATGCAGTGCCAGGTGCACAATAGCTGCAGAGCAAACCAGATGAAAATtcaaaagtcaaatgaaaatcCTCGCTccccaaaaaaaacaagagaataGACACTGTCGGGTTTTACACTTGAGGCGAGCACTGCAGCTCCTTATCTCACCAAGTCAGCAAACACACCAGGATGGAAGATTTGATATCATCAGCAGTGGTGGCAGAACAGCAGGCCACAGGGAGCTCTACTCCATCATACGAAACATGATTCTCAGAGTGACTCTGTCACACTGGAAAACCAAGCTTGGTGATAATTCCTGTGAGTTTGGACCCCAGCCCATAACTCCAGCCCATTTCTACAGGCAGGTCTTCCACAGGCACATGTTAACTGGGTCAAGTTGCACCATGAGGCCGGGAGCCCAGataagaaacaacacagagatgCCAATTCATGTGCATAATTTTACTAAACAATATTCATTTTGCATTACCAGAACCACCCAAAATCTAAAAAAGGAGAAATCTAACCACAGcttcctttccttttattcCTTTCTTATATAAGCGACTTATTCACCCGCCCCATTCTTCCACTCTCCGGACACACAGTCCATATGAGGGATATAATTGCCAGAATAAAATGCGTCAGTTCTCCTTCTGTTCCTTCAGCGTCACAACGACGTACATAACATCCACCTCCTTCACAACATGAAAATAGACATGGcgcttctttttctattttagaCAGGAAGACAATTACACTTGTCTGTGTCTAATAgtttgaaaaacactgcagacagtGTGCAGTAATTCTGGTATGTGCTCTGCTGTAAGGCCATCATTTCTGTAATAATGGTTATAATTAAGGTCAAGCATCTTCACATCCCCA contains these protein-coding regions:
- the mapk8a gene encoding mitogen-activated protein kinase 8a isoform X3, producing the protein MNKNKREREFYSLDVGDSTFTVLKRYQNLRPIGSGAQGIVCSAYDQILERNVAIKKLSRPFQNQTHAKRAYRELVLMKYVNHKNIIGLLNVFTPQKSLEEFQDVYLVMELMDANLCQVIQMELDHERLSYLLYQMLCGIKHLHAAGIIHRDLKPSNIVVKSDCTLKILDFGLARTAATGLLMTPYVVTRYYRAPEVILGMGYQANVDVWSVGCIVAEMIRGSVLFPGTDHIDQWNKVIEQLGTPSQDFLMKLNQSVRTYVENRPRYAGYSFEKLFPDVLFPADSDHNKLKASQARDLLSKMLVIDASKRISVDEALQHPYINVWYDPAEVEAPPPKIPDKQLDEREHTVEEWKELIYKEVTDWEEWTKNGVIRGQPAPLAQVQQ
- the mapk8a gene encoding mitogen-activated protein kinase 8a isoform X1 — its product is MNKNKREREFYSLDVGDSTFTVLKRYQNLRPIGSGAQGIVCSAYDQILERNVAIKKLSRPFQNQTHAKRAYRELVLMKYVNHKNIIGLLNVFTPQKSLEEFQDVYLVMELMDANLCQVIQMELDHERLSYLLYQMLCGIKHLHAAGIIHRDLKPSNIVVKSDCTLKILDFGLARTAATGLLMTPYVVTRYYRAPEVILGMGYQANVDVWSVGCIVAEMIRGSVLFPGTDHIDQWNKVIEQLGTPSQDFLMKLNQSVRTYVENRPRYAGYSFEKLFPDVLFPADSDHNKLKASQARDLLSKMLVIDASKRISVDEALQHPYINVWYDPAEVEAPPPKIPDKQLDEREHTVEEWKELIYKEVTDWEEWTKNGVIRGQPAPLGAAVIDSPPQPTSSSSSSSSANDVSSMSTEPTDPSSDPTMTSETDSSMDSHTSLSALACCR
- the mapk8a gene encoding mitogen-activated protein kinase 8a isoform X2, encoding MNKNKREREFYSLDVGDSTFTVLKRYQNLRPIGSGAQGIVCSAYDQILERNVAIKKLSRPFQNQTHAKRAYRELVLMKYVNHKNIIGLLNVFTPQKSLEEFQDVYLVMELMDANLCQVIQMELDHERLSYLLYQMLCGIKHLHAAGIIHRDLKPSNIVVKSDCTLKILDFGLARTAATGLLMTPYVVTRYYRAPEVILGMGYQANVDIWSVGCILAEMVRHKILFPGRDYIDQWNKVIEQLGTPSQDFLMKLNQSVRTYVENRPRYAGYSFEKLFPDVLFPADSDHNKLKASQARDLLSKMLVIDASKRISVDEALQHPYINVWYDPAEVEAPPPKIPDKQLDEREHTVEEWKELIYKEVTDWEEWTKNGVIRGQPAPLGAAVIDSPPQPTSSSSSSSSANDVSSMSTEPTDPSSDPTMTSETDSSMDSHTSLSALACCR